In the Streptomyces sp. SJL17-4 genome, CGGTGGCACGACCCCCATTGACCCGGGCCAGGTCGACATAGCAGCCGTGGATACACCCCCCCGTCCACGGCGCATCCCACGAAAGCCCCCACGCGCCCCACTACGGCGCACGGGGGCTTCCGTGCGTCCGGGGGCCGGCGTCGATCAGGGACGGTCGGCGACCCGCATCTCGAACCAGGTCGTCTTGCCGCGGGGCGCCAGGTCCACACCCCACCGGTCCGAGAGCTTGTCGACCAGGAAGAGCCCCCGGCCGCTCGTGTCGAGCTCGTGCACCGGCATCAGACAGGGCAGCCCCCGCGAGGGGTCCCGCACCTCGATCCGGATCCAGCCGCGCCGCCGCTGCAACCGCAGCGCGAAGACCCGCGCACCCGTGTGCCGCACCGCGTTCCCGACGAGCTCCGACACGAGGAGCACCGCGTGCTCGGCGATCTGCGGGCCGAGCGCCCACTGCCGCAGCACGACGTGATGCGTGAGCCTGCGGGCCACCCAGGCGGATTCGGGCCGGGACGGCAGCCGGACATCCTCCTCGGCCGGATTGCCGTACAACTCCACTGCGTCGGCGGCCTGTTCGTCGTCCGCGGCCGGTGACCACCGCGCTGCGGCGGCGCCAGTGCGCTGCCACGGTTGTTCCCTACCCTCCAGGCCCGCCATGCCCCCCATCATGGCCGCACGGAGTCGTTCGCGGGGGCCGTTCCGGTGGAATCGGCCCCCACGAAAGGGGGGTCTGTCACCTCAGGGCCCCTCAGGCGAACTTCGCCTTCCCCGGGCCCTCCTCGACGAAGCTGCGCATCCCGTTCTCGCGGTCCTCGGTCGCGAACAGGCCCGCGAACCAGTTGCGCTCGATGGCGAGACCGGTGTCGATGTCGGTCTCCAGGCCCTGGTCGATCGCCTCCTTCGCGGCCCGCAGCGCGACGGCCGGGCCCTGCGCCAGCTTGGCGGCCCAGGCGTGCGCCTGCTCGTACACCTCGGCGGCGGGGACGACCCGGTCGACCAGACCCAGCGTCAGGGCCTCGTCGGCCTTGACCATCCGGCCGGTGAAGATGAGGTCCTTGGCCTTGGAGGGGCCGACGAGCCGCGCCAGCCGCTGGGTGCCGCCGGCGCCGGGGATCAGGCCGAGCAGGATCTCCGGCTGGCCGAGCTTGGCGTTGTCGGCGGCGATCCGGTAGTCGGCGCAGAGCGCGAGCTCGCAGCCGCCCCCGAGGGCGTAGCCGGTGACGGCCGCGACGACCGGCTTGGGGATGCGGGCGACGGCGGTGAAGGAGTCCTGGAGGGCGCGGGAGCGCTTGACCATGGCCACGTGGTCCATGACCTGCATCTCCTTGATGTCCGCGCCGGCCGCGAACACCTTCTCGCCGCCGTAGATGATCACGGCCCGTACGTCGTCGCGGTCGGTCGCCTCCTGGGCGA is a window encoding:
- a CDS encoding enoyl-CoA hydratase-related protein, which codes for MTVNLEVAEGVGTIRLDRPPMNALDIATQDRLRELAQEATDRDDVRAVIIYGGEKVFAAGADIKEMQVMDHVAMVKRSRALQDSFTAVARIPKPVVAAVTGYALGGGCELALCADYRIAADNAKLGQPEILLGLIPGAGGTQRLARLVGPSKAKDLIFTGRMVKADEALTLGLVDRVVPAAEVYEQAHAWAAKLAQGPAVALRAAKEAIDQGLETDIDTGLAIERNWFAGLFATEDRENGMRSFVEEGPGKAKFA
- a CDS encoding ATP-binding protein, with protein sequence MAGLEGREQPWQRTGAAAARWSPAADDEQAADAVELYGNPAEEDVRLPSRPESAWVARRLTHHVVLRQWALGPQIAEHAVLLVSELVGNAVRHTGARVFALRLQRRRGWIRIEVRDPSRGLPCLMPVHELDTSGRGLFLVDKLSDRWGVDLAPRGKTTWFEMRVADRP